Part of the Pseudorasbora parva isolate DD20220531a chromosome 13, ASM2467924v1, whole genome shotgun sequence genome is shown below.
ctcttccaataagaaagctgtaaaaactatgaatctttttaaaaggtatattattttcctgcttactggcatgtaatgttgtcTCATTGGCATtggcattgctcatggtggaaccccctgagtttggagtattttattctttttgaTTGAGGTGGACCATTTAGTTCACAATGAGGCAAGGCAGAGAGTAAAGAGGCCTTCAATATCTGACTGGACATGCCACTTTGTCCAGGGGAGATGGAGAGACTGGGGAAGCTGGGATTCTGGGACTTTGTATACCATCTAAAGGAGTCCAAACCTTGTCGACCAGCAGTATCCCAGCCCATTGACTGTGCCAGGATTCCATCTACAGTCAGGGGAGACCCCAGCCCTCCAAGGACTCGGGGACGAATAAGGAGGGTTCTgagttctggtggtcccagttccggtggcccctgtgccggtggtcccagttccggtagATCATGATCCTGTGGTCACTGTGCCGGAGGttccagttccggtggatcgtggcCCGGTTATCTCTGTGctggtggatcatgttccggtggatcatgttccggtggatcgtgtgccggtggtcccagttccggtggatcgtggcCCGGTTATCTCTGTGctggtggatcatgttccggtggatcgtgtgccgttggtcccagttccggtggatcgtgttccagttgtctctgtgccggtggatcgtgtgccagtggtcccagttccggtggatcgtgttccggtggatcgtgttctggtggtccatgtgccggtggtcccagttccggtggatcgtatgccggtggtccctgtgccagtggtcccagttccggtggatggTGGTCCGGTTATCTCTGTGctggtggatcatgttccggtggatcgcgttctggtggtcccagttccaggGGCTCTAGCTCCGGTAGTCCCAGTTCCGGGGGACTCTGTGCTGGTGGACTCTGCTGGCGCCCTGCGTTGACTGCCCCACCCCGGCAGCCTAAACTCTGAGAGCCACCCGGGCCGCCTAAACTCTGCGGGCCATCTTGGCcgcctgaactttttgttttccccgttcctcccttgtttaccccgccctggtctgtccctcccatccctagTGGAACGTCTGGTAGctgctccttaaggagggggtaagtgtcacatgcctgtcctgtcttgtgtacACATGTGGGTTTTCCTGTCATTgcctgatccctcccccttgttatctgattagtgttgatttctcccacctgttccctcttgatttctatcctttaaaggcgggcgtacactgtgcgaattcggacacccgggaggtcgtgagatattgcagacactacgagtcatttaatttgatcattgcatcaaatcagctggtacacggcacgactgtttgcaccgcgagccggccgtGATCACCCGAGTTTTCGTGTTAAACACAGACACcagagctttcaatgttgctgctatagcttcagatacaaaaaataaagaaaaaatgtgtgcaaatgatttgttgaaaagcagagaacagtagccattccttttaaccgaaacaaccagaaGGAGAGAGAAGggtgcacgtgagagagagaaagtgtgtgtgtgtgtgtgtgtgtgtgtgtgtgtgtgtgtgtgtgtatgctgtatgtttgcagccactgagctaattATACTCATAGACTGAGCctatgtgacgtgcttgtgcatgattttgcattaggggacagccatatgctggtaaaaatcgggccgactccccaaactttttaaacatgtttaaaaattatcgtaaggtcgggaggtgctcttaacgtgctcagctcgtctcgtatttcctctcacacggtgtaaaccgcgaccatacgagcatccacgatgtccacgcgatttctcccgagaaaaaaaaatcgtctgcgagttcgtaTGACAGCAAAAAacaccgtgtacgcccgccttaatagctccttgtgtttgtcagtctttatCAGATCGTTATGTCTATGTTTCCCTGTGATTCCCCTtattggtatgttttgagtttatttgtgttttgtgattgtGTTTTGCCCCATTGTGggttttttgtttatgtttatgtttctTTTCTTAATAAATACACTTctttgcacttgagtcctcacacCAGTTTTTCCTGTGTTCCATCGTGACAgtaagtaggcctatatttgcattcaaaatgttttttttttttttttaaatgcttgatTTCAGTATTACGCATGCATTTAACCAACATACTGTTATATGCATGTGAGTGTGATAGAACACATTTGAAGAAACAGAGACACATTTTGACCGTACGTGACTTTACGCAACAGCTGAGCTGAAATGCATAAGGGCTGGAACCTGGTTGGAACTGGAACCACTTTAATTCTTTTACATAGCCTACCAGTAGGTAAATGCTGCTGATTCTGCAAAATCATATTCGAATAAGGGAAGTTGGTTAAGCAGTTTCACAATTAATAATTCCTGTTTTCAGCTCTCTAAGCTATCTGAAAGTCACTGAGGCGGGGCGAAACAATCCACTCTCTATTACAGCCTCTTCAACTACCACAAGAAAGAGAAGTGTGAGGTAAGTggttaaaaattaaatttcttaAAATAGTGAATTGATCATGTATGAAcctttaaggattttttttttttttgatcaatGCTATGAATCAAACACCCACATTTGTCTGCAGTTTATTTGACTAGTCATATTATTACAGTGTATTTTCTCACAGGCTTTGTTGAATCTAACTTACAAGATTTTCCACATTCAGAATCAAGAATTTCTGTCACACTGCTTCAGCCATGAATTTGATCTTGACGGGGATTGTGCTCCTCGGGATTTATGTCCAGCAATCAGGTTGAAAGaattttgacaaaatatttaatcatatttaaagGGAAAATAGGCAAATGTACTGAATATTGAATATAATCAAAATGTAATCACTGTAACAACTGAATCATGCTCATTATTTGATTATAATACATTGTGCCATAACAGATATCAGACAATATATATAAgtatttgattaattaattattgtGGTGTCTTTCTGAAGTTTCAGAGAATGTGCAGTGTTATGCAGCATTTTCCTCTGGGAAATGTAATAGTCTGTTGGGTAAGGTTGAAAAAAATGATTGTTGCTTGAACCCCAACTACGGCTACACAGAAGCAGATGGAGTGTGTAGATActgtgggtaagtttcattgaTGCTCATGTTCACTGAAATCATATTATGACTAAAACTACAGATGACGATTTTTAGATGGGTAAAACTATTCCCTAACATAGCTAATTTGCATatattttaacataaatacattttatagttGACATAAAATGAGAATTCATCCTATCAATTTTCTAAGTGCACATAGATTTTACGGTTAACGATTCATCcatgtttgtttaatttatgttttcaataaaaaaaattgttttgtttcataACTATCTTCCAGTGAATATGACAGACTTCTCTCTTTATTGATATACCCGATCATTTAGTTCAGCATAATTTAGTTCGCTTAACCCCAGCCTTTTCACAATGAACTGTAAGCTTTCATCTTAAAATCCGATCAACAACCGGTGCATAGAACCACATCTTTTTTTGATAATCCGTTACACTTGTATGTACTTCACAACACGGCACAGATCTGTTGCTACTTCTGTTTCATCACAGCTTAAAAAGATGCAATGTTAATATTCTTTTTTGAGGAAATCTTTTTAAATCGTAATGCGCTTTTTATGGAAAAATATTGGAGACTGTTTACCATTTCACATTAGTGCTTAAAGTCATCATAAAATGTGACTTACTTTCAAGTGGAACGGCTTCTCAAACCAGAGAAAATGTAGGGTGGGACTTAATTTTATCCATCTGAAATTGATTGGATCATTGGAATGCTGCGATAAATGCTGTGACAAATTATCCCGCTCTCACGCCAGTAAACACATCAGAGAAGAGAAATGTTGCTgcaagaggaagaggaagatactgtgattaaagattacaagtgcacatgaagaagaagaaaaacgcACAGacaaatttataataaatactgcaatatgatgttttattaacaaagtttGGGAGGAGCACGTTAAGATAATTAAAcccaattaaacacaagtggagcacatTTAGTTAATCAACTCAGTCAATGAGACAAAAGGTATATACAGCACTCACCTCTGtttgttgacagtttatcagcatccctccacctcCCCATCTCCTCGCTTCAATTTTATCGCCTCTAATGGGACATCAACACATCGAGGGGGGAATACGTGTTCGGGCCAAAATTCCAAGCCCAGAGCCCACTCCCGGATATCAcaccaaatacgcataatcatATTTCTGTTTAATGTGATGTAAGAGTGAACTCGTGAAATTCCATAAAATctcatggtgactttaatctAACTCTTCAAGCTACTGAATTATCTGAGCCAAAACGAATGAGATCAAATGATGCACGTCCTTAAGAAAAGTCTTGTATGTTGACCTCCAGGCCCGCGGCATGGACTGAGTGGTCATCCTGGGGCGAGTGCTCTGTGAGTTGTACAGAGGGAGTAACGCAAAGGCGACGCTTTTGTTACGGAACTGGTATTTGCTCAGACCCTGAGAAACTAGGAACTGTTCAAACTAAACCATGTGAGAAAAAAGACTGCTGCCCGGGTAAAAAGAACATTAAGTTATTGTTACATTTAGCCATGCAGGTTTCTATGAGTTTTCTCATATTCCTTAAATTTGTGTTGTCCAGTGGAAGGCGGCTGGTCAGAGTGGGGGGAATGGCAGCCATGTTCGGTCACATGTGAGAAGGgacaaaaaaaaaggcaaagaaCCTGCACAAACCCGGTTCCTCAATGTGGGGGCTCCTGTATTGGTGAACAGGAAGAAATCACCTCTTGTACCACTGAAATAATCTGTCCGAGTAAGtagacttttcttttttttaacttactGAACACACGGAAAATTAAATACATGTCATTTGATATCTAGCTCATGGCGGCTGGTCCAGTTGGGGAAGCTGGGGTCCCTGTCCAGCTACTTGCATTGTTGAAGGACAGAACACTCAGAAAGAAATTCGTAAAAGGACATGCACCAACCCCGCTCCATCCACGGTTCCACGTGGCAGAGACTGCACGGACTCTGACACAGACACCCGGCCATGCAGCGGACTACCTTTCTGCCCAGGTAATATGCTTTGTTTTATTCTTTAAAACTGCCAAAAAGACAAGAATTGTAGAAAACAGATCTTTATATCTTTTCTCCACAGTTAATGGAAACTGGGGGGCTTGGTCAGGTAGCACACCCTGCTCCGTGACGTGTGGAGTGGGCCAGCAGAAACAAGGTCGCTTGTGTGATTCTCCTAAACCCAAACATGGTGGCAAGCAGTGTCAAGGTGAAGAGCAAAAAAATGGTCTCTGCACCATTTCTGTCCCCTGTCCAAGTAAGTGGTGTGACACAATAAAATGTTTATCtcaatgaacaaaaaaaaaaaaaacatgtatgatAATACAGGCAGACAAATCgactgcttaaagggatagttcaccccaaaaaatggAAATTATGTAATCTATTAATCActttcatgtcgttccaaacccataagacttgtttatttttgtaaaatctGAGAACCCCCCCATTCAAAGGTTATTCATCCAAAACTGAtgctttaaattaataattaaaataaatctatatctatatagacacagatcaggcataacgtCCTCCATGGATAGGactttgtttgttcagcacatcccacagatgctcgattggattgataTCTGAGGAAATTCGATTCCATTCCTAaacaatttttgctttgtggcagggtgcattatcctgctaaagaggccacagccatcaGGGAATAAgtaagggtgtacatggtctgcaacaatgcttggGTAGGTtatatgtgtcaaagtaacatccacatttCCCAGTAGAACATCGCCCAAAGCTTCACACTTCCtccgccagcttgccttctttccAAAGTGCATTcttgtgccatgtgttccccaggtaagggacacgcacacacccggccatccaacGTGacgttctgatgctcatgtgcccactgttggtgcgtccagtggtggacaggggtcagcatgggcaccctgactggtctgcggctatgcagcccaaacaaactgtaatgcactgtgttttctgacacctttctatcagaaccagcatttaCTTTTTGGGCAATTTAAGATACAGTAGCTTGTCT
Proteins encoded:
- the LOC137038853 gene encoding properdin-like; this encodes MNLILTGIVLLGIYVQQSVSENVQCYAAFSSGKCNSLLGKVEKNDCCLNPNYGYTEADGVCRYCGPAAWTEWSSWGECSVSCTEGVTQRRRFCYGTGICSDPEKLGTVQTKPCEKKDCCPVEGGWSEWGEWQPCSVTCEKGQKKRQRTCTNPVPQCGGSCIGEQEEITSCTTEIICPTHGGWSSWGSWGPCPATCIVEGQNTQKEIRKRTCTNPAPSTVPRGRDCTDSDTDTRPCSGLPFCPVNGNWGAWSGSTPCSVTCGVGQQKQGRLCDSPKPKHGGKQCQGEEQKNGLCTISVPCPINGMWSEWSQWGQCKPPSSRKISCRTREGNRRRERVCDGRKHDGNFCVGEIVQHGSCYDIDQCSMEGVLSEWSEWSYCKPNCGPNSAQTRERKCVPDISEYRSRDRSMFSGNPDVNCKDLKTETEERPCINVPVCKDEGD